From Pseudomonas alcaligenes, a single genomic window includes:
- a CDS encoding VTT domain-containing protein gives MRQYARLLLIGLFLGVLFAVFQLSGLRQHFSLEFLQHLLLAHRLGGLLLFILLFALGNLIQLPGWIFLAAAVLAFGKTWGGLATYLAACLSCLTTFGLIRWMGGNALRQLDNRLARHILSRLDAHPLGSVILLRLLFQTVPPLNYALALSGVRWRHYLLGTLLGLPLPITLYCLLFDYLGKTLQIG, from the coding sequence ATGCGCCAATACGCCCGCCTGCTGCTGATCGGCCTGTTCCTCGGCGTGCTGTTTGCCGTGTTCCAGCTGTCCGGCCTGCGCCAGCACTTCAGCCTTGAATTCCTCCAGCACCTGCTGCTGGCCCACCGGCTCGGCGGGCTGCTGCTGTTCATCCTGCTGTTCGCCCTGGGCAACCTGATCCAGCTGCCGGGCTGGATCTTCCTGGCCGCCGCCGTGCTGGCCTTCGGCAAGACCTGGGGCGGCCTGGCGACCTACCTGGCTGCCTGCCTGTCGTGCCTGACCACTTTCGGCCTGATCCGCTGGATGGGCGGCAACGCCCTGCGCCAGCTGGACAATCGCCTGGCCCGACACATCCTCAGTCGCCTGGACGCCCACCCGCTGGGCAGCGTCATCCTGTTGCGCCTGCTGTTCCAGACCGTACCGCCGCTGAACTACGCCCTCGCCCTGTCCGGGGTGCGCTGGCGCCACTACCTGCTCGGCACCCTGCTCGGCCTGCCGCTGCCGATTACCCTCTACTGCCTGCTCTTCGACTACCTCGGCAAAACCCTGCAGATTGGCTGA
- a CDS encoding helix-turn-helix domain-containing protein: MDASKTKTSFYRRLYVAWLIDSATANNVPALMAATGMPRRTAQDTLLALGELDIDCVFVQQDGERNNAGHYEIRDWGAIDRQWIAANLVRIKTLLGYP; the protein is encoded by the coding sequence ATGGACGCGAGCAAGACCAAGACCAGTTTCTACCGCCGCCTGTACGTGGCCTGGCTGATCGACAGCGCCACGGCCAACAACGTGCCGGCGCTGATGGCCGCCACCGGCATGCCTCGGCGCACCGCCCAGGACACCCTGCTGGCCCTGGGCGAGCTGGATATCGACTGCGTCTTCGTCCAGCAGGACGGCGAGCGCAACAACGCCGGGCATTACGAGATCCGTGACTGGGGCGCCATCGACCGGCAGTGGATCGCCGCCAACCTGGTACGGATCAAGACCCTGCTCGGCTACCCCTGA
- the nhaD gene encoding sodium:proton antiporter NhaD, which translates to MYLLMALIFVAGYLCIAFEHPLRIDKAASAILTAVLCWTVLVLGAESILPNLASPDEHAITGELRHHLGEIAEILFFLMGAMTIVELIDAHDGFRVITERIRTNQRVTLLWLIGFITFFLSAVLDNLTTTIVMVSLLRKLIDERHERWFYAGIVVIAANAGGAWSPIGDVTTTMLWIGNQISADGIVGQLILPSLVCLLVPLAVLSLTMKGEFQRPATSADDEDHREPTTPFERNLVFALGLGSLLFVPVFKTVTHLPPYMGILLGLGVLWVVTELLHRGKNAEDRHPLSVVGVLRKIDTTSVLFFLGILLAVSSLATAGHLTQVASALKDNLGNVYAINIAIGLLSSVVDNVPLVAGAMKMYPLVSAEALAAAGSDSGWLGQFVVDGTFWELLAYCAGTGGSCLIIGSAAGVAAMGMERINFLWYLKHISLLALLGYLAGAATYIGLASL; encoded by the coding sequence ATGTACCTACTGATGGCTCTGATCTTCGTCGCCGGCTACCTGTGTATCGCCTTCGAGCACCCGCTGAGGATCGACAAGGCCGCCTCGGCCATTCTCACCGCTGTGCTGTGCTGGACGGTACTGGTGCTGGGCGCCGAGAGCATCCTGCCCAACCTGGCTAGCCCGGACGAACATGCCATTACCGGTGAGCTGCGCCATCACCTCGGCGAGATCGCCGAGATTCTGTTCTTCCTGATGGGCGCAATGACCATAGTCGAGTTGATCGACGCCCATGACGGCTTCCGGGTGATCACCGAGCGCATCCGCACCAACCAACGCGTAACCCTGCTGTGGTTGATCGGCTTCATTACCTTCTTCCTCTCCGCCGTACTGGACAACCTGACCACCACCATTGTCATGGTCTCACTGCTGCGCAAGCTGATCGACGAGCGCCACGAGCGTTGGTTCTACGCCGGTATCGTGGTGATCGCCGCCAACGCCGGCGGCGCCTGGTCGCCGATTGGCGACGTCACCACCACCATGCTGTGGATCGGCAACCAGATCAGCGCCGATGGCATCGTCGGCCAACTGATCCTGCCCAGCCTGGTGTGCCTGCTGGTACCCCTGGCGGTCCTCAGTCTGACGATGAAAGGCGAGTTCCAGCGCCCGGCAACCAGCGCCGACGACGAGGATCACCGCGAGCCCACTACACCATTTGAACGCAACCTGGTGTTTGCCCTCGGTCTCGGCTCGCTGCTGTTCGTCCCGGTGTTCAAGACCGTCACCCACCTGCCGCCGTACATGGGCATCCTGCTCGGCCTGGGCGTGCTGTGGGTGGTCACCGAACTACTGCACCGTGGCAAGAATGCCGAGGACCGCCACCCGCTGTCGGTGGTCGGCGTGCTGCGCAAGATCGACACCACCAGCGTACTGTTCTTCCTCGGCATCCTGCTGGCCGTCTCCAGCCTGGCCACCGCCGGCCACCTGACCCAGGTCGCCAGCGCCCTGAAGGACAACCTGGGCAACGTCTACGCCATCAACATCGCCATCGGCCTGCTGTCCTCGGTGGTCGACAACGTGCCGCTGGTGGCCGGGGCGATGAAAATGTACCCGCTGGTGAGCGCCGAAGCCCTGGCCGCGGCAGGCAGCGACAGTGGCTGGCTCGGCCAGTTCGTCGTCGACGGTACCTTCTGGGAACTGCTGGCCTACTGCGCCGGTACCGGCGGCAGCTGCCTGATCATCGGCTCGGCGGCCGGGGTGGCGGCCATGGGCATGGAGCGCATCAACTTCCTCTGGTACCTCAAGCACATCAGCCTGCTGGCCCTGCTCGGCTACCTGGCCGGCGCCGCCACCTATATCGGCCTGGCCAGCCTGTAA
- a CDS encoding valine--tRNA ligase — protein MDKTYQPHAIETALYENWEANNYFAPQGSGEPYTIMIPPPNVTGSLHMGHGFNNSIMDCLIRFRRMQGRNTLWQPGTDHAGIATQMVVERQLAADGIGRHDLGREKFLEKVWEWKEQSGGTITRQIRRLGSSVDWSRERFTMDEGLSEAVKEAFVRLHQDGLIYRGKRLVNWDTKFHTAISDLEVENHDEKGHLWNLRYPLADGNKTADGKDYLIVATTRPETMLGDSAVAVHPEDERYKALIGTFVELPLVGRRIPIIADDYCDPEFGTGCVKITPAHDFNDYEVGKRHNLPLLNIFDKNAAVLAKAQVFNIDGSVNAEIDGSLPAEYAGLDRFVARKQIVAAFEAAGLLQSIDDHALKVPKGDRSGTVIEPWLTDQWYVSTKPLAEKAIAVVESGEIQFVPKQYENMYFSWMRDIQDWCISRQLWWGHRIPAWYDDAGNVYVGRDEAEVRAKHNLGDANLRQDEDVLDTWFSSGLWTFSTLGWPQQTDFLKTFHPTDVLVTGFDIIFFWVARMIMLSTHLTGQIPFKTVYVHGLVRDGQGQKMSKSKGNVLDPLDIVDGIDLEALVAKRTSGMMQPKLAEKIAKQTRAEFPEGIAAYGTDALRFTNLALASTGRDIKFDMGRVEGYRNFCNKLWNAANFVIENTDNQDTGVNGEAVELSPVDRWIISALQRCEQDVTRHLDAFRFDMAAQALYEFIWDEYCAWYLELVKPVLWDENAPVERQRGTRRTLVRVLEVILRLAHPFMPFITEEIWQRIKGQAGKDGATIMLQPWPVAVDARIDAAAEGDIEWVKQLMLGVRQIRGEMKISMAKRIDIIVQNAAASDLRRLADFEPLLSKLAKLESVRVLEASEEAPMSATALVGEMQVLVPMAGLIDKDAELARLDKEIQRLQGEVQRVGGKLSNEGFVAKAPAEVLDKERAKLAEAEQALAKLVEQREKIANL, from the coding sequence ATGGACAAGACCTACCAGCCCCACGCCATCGAAACCGCCCTGTACGAGAACTGGGAGGCGAACAACTATTTCGCCCCGCAAGGTTCCGGTGAGCCCTACACCATCATGATCCCGCCGCCGAACGTCACCGGCAGCCTGCACATGGGCCACGGCTTCAACAACTCGATCATGGACTGCCTGATCCGCTTCCGCCGCATGCAGGGCCGCAACACCCTGTGGCAGCCGGGCACCGACCATGCGGGCATCGCCACGCAGATGGTGGTCGAGCGCCAGCTGGCCGCCGATGGCATCGGTCGCCATGACCTGGGTCGCGAGAAGTTCCTGGAGAAGGTCTGGGAGTGGAAGGAACAGTCCGGCGGCACCATCACCCGGCAGATCCGTCGCCTGGGCAGCTCGGTAGACTGGTCGCGCGAGCGCTTCACCATGGACGAGGGCCTGTCCGAAGCCGTTAAAGAGGCCTTCGTGCGCCTGCACCAGGACGGCCTGATCTACCGCGGCAAGCGCCTGGTCAACTGGGACACCAAATTCCACACCGCCATCTCCGACCTCGAAGTGGAAAACCACGACGAGAAGGGTCATCTGTGGAACCTGCGTTATCCGCTGGCCGACGGCAACAAGACCGCCGACGGCAAGGATTACCTGATCGTCGCCACCACCCGCCCGGAAACCATGCTCGGCGACAGCGCCGTGGCCGTGCACCCGGAAGACGAGCGCTACAAGGCCCTGATCGGCACCTTCGTCGAGCTGCCGCTGGTGGGCCGCCGTATCCCGATCATTGCCGACGACTACTGCGACCCCGAGTTCGGCACCGGCTGCGTGAAGATCACCCCGGCCCACGACTTCAACGACTATGAAGTCGGCAAGCGCCACAACCTGCCGCTGCTCAACATCTTCGACAAGAACGCCGCCGTGCTGGCCAAGGCCCAGGTGTTCAACATCGACGGCAGCGTCAACGCCGAGATCGACGGCAGCCTGCCGGCCGAGTACGCCGGCCTCGACCGCTTCGTCGCCCGCAAGCAGATCGTCGCCGCCTTCGAGGCCGCCGGCCTGCTGCAAAGCATCGACGACCACGCGCTGAAAGTGCCGAAGGGCGACCGCTCCGGCACCGTCATCGAGCCGTGGCTGACCGACCAGTGGTACGTCTCCACCAAGCCGCTGGCCGAGAAGGCCATCGCCGTGGTCGAGAGCGGCGAAATCCAGTTCGTGCCCAAGCAGTACGAGAACATGTACTTCAGCTGGATGCGCGACATCCAGGACTGGTGCATCAGCCGCCAGCTCTGGTGGGGCCATCGCATCCCGGCCTGGTACGACGACGCCGGCAACGTCTACGTTGGCCGCGACGAGGCGGAAGTACGCGCCAAGCACAACCTCGGCGACGCCAATCTGCGCCAGGACGAAGACGTGCTGGACACCTGGTTCAGCTCCGGCCTGTGGACCTTCTCCACCCTCGGCTGGCCGCAGCAGACCGACTTCCTCAAGACCTTCCACCCCACGGATGTTCTTGTAACGGGCTTCGATATCATCTTCTTCTGGGTCGCCCGGATGATCATGCTGTCCACCCACCTGACCGGGCAGATTCCGTTCAAGACCGTGTACGTGCACGGTCTGGTGCGCGACGGCCAGGGCCAGAAGATGTCCAAGTCCAAGGGCAACGTGCTCGACCCGCTGGACATTGTCGACGGCATCGATCTGGAAGCCCTAGTGGCCAAGCGCACCAGCGGCATGATGCAGCCCAAGCTGGCCGAGAAGATCGCCAAGCAGACCCGCGCCGAGTTCCCCGAAGGCATCGCCGCCTACGGCACCGACGCCCTGCGCTTCACCAACCTGGCGCTGGCCTCCACCGGTCGTGACATCAAGTTCGACATGGGCCGCGTCGAGGGTTACCGCAACTTCTGCAACAAGCTGTGGAACGCCGCCAACTTCGTCATCGAAAACACCGACAACCAGGACACCGGCGTCAATGGCGAAGCGGTCGAGCTGTCGCCGGTGGATCGCTGGATCATCTCCGCCCTGCAGCGCTGCGAGCAGGACGTGACCCGCCACCTCGACGCCTTCCGCTTCGACATGGCCGCCCAGGCCCTGTACGAGTTCATCTGGGACGAGTACTGCGCCTGGTACCTGGAGCTGGTCAAGCCGGTGCTGTGGGACGAAAACGCGCCGGTCGAGCGCCAGCGCGGCACCCGCCGCACCCTGGTGCGCGTGCTGGAAGTGATCCTGCGCCTGGCCCACCCGTTCATGCCCTTCATCACCGAAGAAATCTGGCAGCGCATCAAGGGCCAGGCCGGCAAGGACGGCGCCACCATCATGCTGCAGCCCTGGCCGGTGGCCGTTGATGCCCGCATCGACGCCGCCGCCGAAGGCGACATCGAATGGGTCAAGCAGCTGATGCTCGGCGTACGACAGATCCGTGGCGAGATGAAAATCTCCATGGCCAAACGCATCGACATCATCGTGCAGAACGCCGCGGCCTCCGACCTGCGCCGCCTGGCCGACTTCGAGCCGCTGCTCAGCAAGCTGGCCAAGCTGGAGTCGGTACGCGTGCTGGAAGCCTCCGAAGAAGCGCCGATGTCCGCCACCGCCCTGGTCGGCGAGATGCAGGTACTGGTGCCGATGGCCGGTCTGATCGACAAGGACGCCGAACTGGCGCGCCTGGACAAGGAAATCCAGCGCCTGCAGGGCGAAGTCCAGCGCGTCGGCGGCAAGCTGAGCAACGAAGGCTTCGTTGCCAAGGCCCCGGCCGAAGTGCTCGACAAGGAGCGCGCCAAGCTGGCCGAAGCCGAGCAGGCACTGGCCAAGCTGGTCGAGCAGCGCGAGAAGATCGCCAACCTGTAA
- a CDS encoding DNA polymerase III subunit chi, with product MDIPKPPKPAHLLDDLEAIRELLEKDQLEPPLLTDSLDDDLQIPLLSDIIEPGPALASTAVPTPPPVVPPTVQAVVSRPQPSVPSPAAPAPAHSAPAPAVAVAAPTAANSIGQAVQRSLSTPSAAELNRLDSELRAAAQLILQDVIDDFVPQIEAELKRRLDARLDRLIKPPRA from the coding sequence ATGGATATCCCCAAGCCGCCGAAGCCCGCCCATCTGCTGGATGACCTCGAAGCCATCCGCGAGCTGCTGGAAAAAGACCAGCTCGAGCCGCCGCTGCTGACCGACAGCCTGGACGACGACCTGCAGATCCCGCTGCTGTCGGACATCATCGAGCCCGGCCCGGCCCTGGCCAGCACCGCAGTGCCGACCCCGCCGCCGGTTGTCCCGCCGACGGTGCAGGCGGTGGTCAGCCGCCCACAGCCCAGCGTCCCCAGCCCTGCAGCCCCGGCACCTGCCCACTCCGCGCCCGCCCCGGCAGTGGCGGTTGCCGCCCCGACTGCCGCCAACAGCATCGGCCAGGCCGTGCAGCGCAGCCTCAGCACGCCCAGTGCCGCCGAACTGAACCGCCTGGACAGCGAACTGCGCGCCGCCGCACAGCTGATCCTGCAGGACGTGATCGACGACTTCGTGCCGCAGATCGAAGCCGAGCTCAAGCGCCGCCTCGACGCCCGCCTGGATCGTCTGATCAAGCCGCCGCGGGCCTGA
- a CDS encoding DNA polymerase III subunit chi, whose amino-acid sequence MKVEFYVLSSATPEGRLRAACQLASKAWKAGLPVFLRGSDAAQCAELDQLLWQFRAESFIPHNLHEEEPQAPIVIGLDQLPAQSGGVLLNLHPQLSPHLAQFSRVIEIVNQEPQLLALCRENFRQYRQLGHDPQRVEL is encoded by the coding sequence GTGAAGGTCGAGTTCTACGTCCTTTCCTCCGCCACCCCGGAAGGCCGCCTGCGCGCGGCCTGCCAGCTGGCCAGCAAGGCCTGGAAGGCCGGCCTGCCGGTATTCCTGCGCGGCAGCGACGCCGCGCAATGCGCCGAGCTGGATCAGTTGCTGTGGCAGTTCCGCGCGGAATCCTTCATCCCGCACAACCTGCACGAGGAAGAACCGCAGGCGCCGATAGTCATCGGCCTGGATCAGCTTCCGGCGCAGAGTGGTGGCGTACTGCTCAACCTGCACCCGCAGCTGTCGCCGCACCTGGCGCAGTTCAGCCGGGTGATCGAGATCGTCAACCAGGAGCCGCAGTTGCTGGCCCTGTGCCGGGAAAATTTCCGCCAGTACCGCCAGTTGGGCCACGATCCGCAACGGGTCGAGCTCTGA
- a CDS encoding leucyl aminopeptidase — protein MEFLVKSVRAETLKTATLVVAIGEGRKLGVAAKLVDDASGGAISTLLKRGDIAGKSGQTLLLHSLPGLKAERVLLVGSGKGELSDRQYRKLVASVHGVLKGLGGSDAVLALDELKVKGRDAYGKARLLVETLADGGYVFDQFKSKKAEPKALKKITLLVDKAAQADTERGSLHAQAIASGMAFTKDLGNLPPNLCHPSHLAEQAKALAKAHKNLKVDILDEKKLKELGAGAFLAVAQGSEQPPRMIVLHYTGGKKDEQPFALVGKGITFDTGGISIKPAAGMDEMKYDMCGAASVLGTLRAVLELQLPINLVCLLACAENMPSGRATRPGDIVTTMSGQTVEILNTDAEGRLVLCDTLTYAERFKPQAVIDIATLTGACVVALGANVSGLMGNNDALVKQILKAGEHADDRAWQLPLYDEYQEQLDSPFADIANIGGPKAGTITAGCFLSRFAKSYHWAHLDIAGTAWISGGKDKGATGRPVPLLTQYLLDRVK, from the coding sequence ATGGAATTCCTCGTCAAAAGCGTTCGTGCGGAAACCCTGAAGACCGCCACCCTGGTGGTTGCCATCGGCGAAGGCCGCAAACTGGGCGTTGCTGCCAAGCTCGTGGACGACGCCAGCGGCGGTGCCATCAGCACCCTGCTCAAGCGCGGCGACATCGCCGGCAAGTCCGGTCAGACCCTGCTGCTGCACAGTCTGCCGGGCCTCAAGGCCGAGCGCGTGCTGCTGGTCGGCAGCGGCAAGGGCGAGCTGTCTGACCGCCAGTACCGCAAATTGGTTGCATCGGTGCATGGCGTACTCAAGGGCCTGGGCGGCAGCGATGCCGTACTGGCGCTGGACGAGCTCAAGGTCAAGGGCCGCGATGCCTACGGCAAGGCACGCCTGCTGGTGGAAACCCTGGCCGACGGCGGCTATGTGTTCGACCAGTTCAAGAGCAAGAAGGCCGAGCCCAAGGCACTGAAGAAGATCACCCTGCTGGTCGACAAGGCCGCCCAGGCCGACACCGAGCGCGGCAGCCTGCATGCCCAGGCCATCGCCAGCGGCATGGCCTTCACCAAGGATCTCGGCAACCTGCCGCCGAACCTCTGCCACCCCAGCCACCTGGCCGAACAGGCCAAGGCCCTGGCCAAGGCGCACAAGAACCTCAAGGTCGACATTCTCGACGAGAAGAAACTCAAGGAGCTCGGCGCCGGCGCCTTCCTCGCCGTGGCCCAGGGCAGCGAGCAGCCGCCGCGGATGATCGTGCTGCACTACACCGGTGGCAAGAAGGACGAGCAACCCTTCGCCCTGGTCGGCAAGGGCATCACCTTCGATACCGGTGGCATCAGCATCAAGCCGGCCGCCGGCATGGACGAGATGAAGTACGACATGTGCGGCGCCGCCAGCGTGCTCGGCACCCTGCGTGCCGTGCTCGAGCTGCAGCTGCCGATCAACCTGGTGTGCCTGCTGGCCTGCGCCGAGAACATGCCCAGCGGCCGCGCCACCCGTCCGGGTGACATCGTCACCACCATGAGCGGGCAGACCGTGGAAATCCTCAACACCGACGCCGAAGGCCGTCTGGTGCTGTGCGATACCCTGACCTATGCCGAGCGCTTCAAGCCGCAGGCGGTGATCGACATCGCCACCCTCACCGGCGCCTGCGTGGTCGCCCTGGGCGCCAACGTCTCCGGACTGATGGGCAACAATGACGCGCTGGTGAAGCAGATCCTCAAGGCTGGCGAGCACGCCGACGACCGCGCCTGGCAGCTGCCGCTGTACGACGAGTACCAGGAACAGCTGGACAGCCCGTTCGCCGACATCGCCAACATCGGTGGGCCGAAGGCCGGCACCATCACCGCAGGCTGCTTCCTGTCGCGCTTCGCCAAGAGCTACCACTGGGCGCACCTGGATATCGCCGGTACCGCCTGGATCAGCGGCGGCAAGGACAAAGGCGCCACCGGCCGTCCGGTACCGCTGCTGACCCAATACCTGCTGGATCGGGTCAAGTGA
- the lptF gene encoding LPS export ABC transporter permease LptF: MIVFRYLSRELLTTLSAVSAVLLVIIMSGRFIKYLSQAAQGLLDPGVLFMIMGYRLPGFLELILPLGLFLGILLAYGRLYLDSEMTVLAATGMSHKRLLAYTLAPAALVAVLTAWLSLGLAPQGVAGQMRILNEQDALTEFDTLVPGRFQAMRDGSRVTYTESLSEDRGQLSGVFISEKRLRTGSDAKDKKAPGIAVLVAEKGRQEIQADGSRYLILENGYRYDGNPGQADYRAIKYDTYGVLLPKPEVSTEIGEREAIPTRELIGSDDPRHQAELQWRLSIPLLVFVVTLLAVPLARVNPRQGRFLKLLPAILLYMAYLSLLIGARGQLDKGKIPMELGLWWVHGLFLLIGLGLFLWQPLQLKLASRRAVKEMAHGQA, from the coding sequence TTGATTGTCTTCCGTTATCTGTCCCGTGAACTGCTGACGACCCTCAGCGCGGTCAGCGCCGTGCTGCTGGTGATCATCATGAGCGGGCGCTTCATCAAGTACCTGTCCCAGGCCGCGCAAGGACTGCTCGACCCGGGCGTGCTGTTCATGATCATGGGTTACCGCCTGCCCGGCTTCCTCGAGCTGATCCTGCCGCTGGGCCTGTTCCTCGGCATCCTGCTGGCCTACGGGCGCCTGTACCTGGACAGCGAAATGACTGTGCTGGCCGCCACCGGCATGAGCCACAAGCGCCTGCTGGCCTACACCCTGGCGCCGGCCGCGCTGGTCGCCGTGCTGACCGCCTGGCTGAGCCTGGGGCTGGCGCCGCAAGGGGTGGCCGGGCAGATGCGCATCCTCAACGAGCAGGATGCCCTGACCGAATTCGACACCCTGGTGCCCGGCCGCTTCCAGGCCATGCGCGACGGTTCGCGAGTGACCTACACCGAATCCCTGTCGGAAGACCGCGGCCAGCTGTCCGGCGTGTTCATCTCCGAGAAGCGTCTGCGCACCGGCAGCGATGCCAAGGACAAGAAGGCCCCGGGCATCGCCGTACTGGTGGCCGAGAAGGGGCGCCAGGAAATCCAGGCCGATGGCAGTCGCTACCTGATCCTGGAAAACGGCTATCGCTACGATGGCAATCCGGGCCAGGCCGATTACCGCGCGATCAAGTACGACACCTATGGCGTGCTGCTGCCCAAGCCGGAAGTCAGCACCGAGATCGGCGAGCGCGAGGCGATTCCGACCCGCGAGCTGATCGGCAGCGACGATCCGCGCCACCAGGCCGAGCTGCAATGGCGTCTGTCGATTCCGCTGCTGGTGTTCGTGGTCACCCTGCTGGCGGTGCCGCTGGCCCGGGTCAACCCGCGCCAGGGCCGTTTCCTCAAGCTGCTGCCGGCGATCCTGCTGTACATGGCCTACCTGTCGCTGCTGATCGGTGCCCGTGGCCAGCTGGACAAGGGCAAGATTCCCATGGAGCTGGGCCTGTGGTGGGTGCACGGCCTGTTCCTGCTGATCGGACTGGGGCTGTTCCTCTGGCAACCCCTGCAACTCAAGCTGGCCAGTCGCCGCGCTGTTAAGGAGATGGCTCATGGTCAGGCTTGA